One stretch of Arthrobacter polaris DNA includes these proteins:
- a CDS encoding A24 family peptidase has protein sequence MVTRLLDLWENNAVAFLCALTACLYLLWLAVVLSIIDIRTHTLPNRLVLPAYPIAGVLLVVAALAAGAPNHAATALGGALAMAVFYWILWAVYPAGMGFGDVKLAGVLGLFLGFLGWQHLVFGLGAGFIAGGVWGIALIVTRRGTGXTAIPFGPSMLAGTLSTMLLLPAG, from the coding sequence ATGGTCACTCGGCTGCTGGACTTGTGGGAAAACAATGCGGTGGCGTTCTTGTGTGCGTTGACGGCTTGTCTGTACCTGCTGTGGCTTGCCGTTGTGCTGAGTATCATCGACATCCGCACCCACACCTTGCCAAACCGTCTAGTACTCCCGGCTTACCCCATAGCNGGGGTACTGCTGGTGGTTGCCGCGCTCGCAGCCGGGGCGCCGAATCATGCTGCAACAGCTCTGGGAGGGGCTCTAGCAATGGCCGTTTTCTATTGGATCCTGTGGGCCGTCTACCCCGCAGGAATGGGCTTCGGTGACGTGAAATTGGCGGGAGTTTTGGGTCTCTTTCTAGGATTCCTCGGCTGGCAGCACCTGGTGTTCGGCCTTGGAGCTGGTTTCATCGCAGGAGGTGTGTGGGGCATCGCCCTCATTGTCACCCGGCGTGGGACGGGGAANACCGCCATCCCCTTTGGCCCGTCAATGCTGGCGGGAACGCTCTCCACCATGTTGCTGCTCCCCGCTGGGTGA
- a CDS encoding MDR family MFS transporter, protein MSTALKAGEPLLLTQKRIWIIFSALIAGMMLSSLDQTIVSTAMPTIVGKLGGVEHQTWITTAYLLATTIVMPIYGKLGDMLGRRNLFLAAIAIFTLASIGCAFATDFWGFVIFRAIQGLGGGGLMILSQAIIADIVPANERGKYMGPLGAIFGLSAVAGPLLGGYFVDHLTWEWAFYINIPIGIAAFIVAFFALTLPSKXATHKIDYLGVVFLSIATTCLIFFTDFGGKAEXWSSLTTWTWGAGLIASVALFIFTESRAEDPIIPLSLFKNPIFLNSTAIGFVLGMGMFAALAXVPTFLQMSSGTSAAESGLLMLPMMVGLIGTSIWSGLRMSKTGKYKSFPIIGSVLTIIAMLWMTSLSAATXIWVICAQLFLFGAGLGFIMQIVVIVVQNSVPPAQLGTATSTNNYFREVGSALGVAVFGAMFTTRLADSLRDVFTGAGASLEQAGNSMATLDPQALAQLPPVVKDGIINAYADSLAPVFWYLIPFMVVALVLAIFMKVIPLSDTSGMVARGEAIGGEEAVRLEAERAAAAAGTGAGTGAGTARTSQQTTGTGTLLLTKEEPAPLQETKDKP, encoded by the coding sequence ATGAGTACCGCACTCAAAGCAGGGGAACCGCTTCTGCTGACCCAGAAACGAATCTGGATCATCTTTTCTGCCCTGATCGCAGGAATGATGCTCTCGAGCCTGGACCAGACCATTGTTTCCACCGCCATGCCCACCATCGTGGGCAAGCTAGGCGGCGTCGAGCACCAGACGTGGATCACCACCGCGTACTTGCTGGCCACCACCATTGTGATGCCGATCTACGGCAAACTAGGGGACATGCTGGGCCGGCGGAACCTGTTTCTGGCCGCTATCGCCATCTTCACCCTCGCCTCCATCGGCTGCGCCTTCGCCACTGACTTCTGGGGCTTCGTGATTTTCCGCGCCATCCAGGGTCTGGGCGGCGGCGGACTGATGATCCTCTCCCAGGCCATCATTGCCGATATTGTCCCCGCCAATGAGCGCGGTAAGTACATGGGCCCGCTCGGTGCCATCTTCGGACTCTCGGCCGTGGCCGGCCCACTATTGGGTGGATACTTTGTTGACCACCTGACGTGGGAATGGGCCTTCTACATCAACATCCCGATCGGCATTGCTGCGTTCATCGTCGCTTTCTTCGCCTTGACACTTCCGTCCAAANAAGCCACGCACAAGATTGATTACCTGGGCGTGGTGTTCCTTTCCATCGCCACCACCTGCTTGATCTTCTTCACCGACTTCGGCGGCAAGGCCGAGNGGTGGAGCTCCCTCACCACGTGGACTTGGGGCGCGGGCTTGATTGCCTCCGTTGCGCTGTTCATCTTCACCGAATCCCGCGCAGAAGATCCCATCATCCCGCTGTCACTGTTCAAGAATCCGATCTTCTTGAACTCCACCGCCATTGGTTTTGTACTGGGTATGGGCATGTTTGCCGCGTTGGCTNTTGTACCCACGTTCTTGCAAATGTCCTCCGGTACCTCAGCCGCTGAATCCGGACTGTTGATGCTGCCGATGATGGTGGGCCTGATAGGAACCTCCATTTGGTCTGGTCTGCGCATGTCCAAGACGGGCAAGTACAAGTCATTCCCCATCATCGGTTCGGTGCTGACCATCATCGCGATGCTGTGGATGACCTCACTTTCCGCAGCAACCNCCATCTGGGTCATCTGCGCACAACTATTCCTCTTTGGTGCAGGCCTTGGTTTCATCATGCAGATCGTGGTCATCGTTGTACAGAACTCGGTCCCGCCCGCCCAGCTTGGAACCGCCACCAGCACCAACAACTACTTCCGTGAAGTGGGCTCAGCCTTGGGCGTTGCAGTGTTCGGCGCCATGTTCACCACCCGACTAGCGGATTCCCTCAGAGACGTCTTCACCGGAGCCGGAGCCAGCCTGGAACAAGCCGGAAACTCCATGGCTACCCTGGACCCACAGGCGCTCGCGCAACTTCCTCCGGTGGTCAAGGACGGCATCATCAACGCCTACGCCGATTCCCTAGCACCGGTGTTCTGGTACCTGATCCCGTTCATGGTGGTTGCCCTGGTACTGGCCATTTTCATGAAGGTCATCCCACTCTCAGACACCTCTGGGATGGTGGCCCGGGGCGAGGCCATTGGTGGCGAAGAGGCTGTGCGGCTAGAGGCCGAACGGGCAGCAGCAGCCGCCGGTACTGGCGCTGGTACTGGCGCTGGTACGGCCAGGACCTCCCAGCAAACCACGGGTACCGGCACCTTGCTACTGACCAAGGAAGAGCCTGCTCCACTGCAGGAAACCAAGGACAAACCGTAA
- a CDS encoding lipid II:glycine glycyltransferase FemX, whose amino-acid sequence MIPILQTPIWAQFQRALGKHVHEGSGPGWRFVAIEEKTPLGTYLYVPYGPCAENADGFGAALAALHGLASQRKCHYIRVEPVSAGLTGAARTADGGSVDAGDGHDSAAGADLAAARLHAAGLIRAPKDIQPHLSWHVDLTLSSEELLAAMRSTSRNLFRNIHXKGVTFSTSTDPADLGILLGFLHAVSGRADFTAQSDTYLGTAAATLMPAGAAKLFIARLEXEPIAAALSYDTPSTRVYAHAAASDAHRKLNAGIPLLVTMMMDAKESGMDTFDMWXXSPEDEPEHXWAGXSRFKRSFGGTEVHYPGTWDLPVNRPMYAAYGVARSTRTGVKSVLAKLRKVPAKLRQVPAPQPAAGTPGPGGHPAGN is encoded by the coding sequence ATGATACCTATCCTGCAGACACCCATCTGGGCTCAGTTCCAACGCGCACTGGGCAAACACGTACACGAAGGCAGCGGCCCAGGCTGGCGTTTCGTGGCCATCGAGGAAAAGACGCCACTGGGCACCTACCTTTATGTTCCCTACGGTCCTTGTGCCGAGAACGCCGACGGCTTCGGTGCTGCTCTAGCGGCGCTGCATGGGTTAGCTTCGCAGCGTAAATGCCACTACATCCGGGTGGAGCCTGTCTCCGCAGGCCTCACTGGGGCCGCGCGCACCGCCGACGGCGGGTCGGTGGATGCCGGCGACGGCCATGACAGCGCCGCTGGTGCCGATCTAGCTGCTGCACGGCTGCATGCCGCCGGACTGATCCGCGCGCCCAAGGACATCCAACCGCACCTGTCCTGGCATGTGGATCTCACACTCTCCTCTGAAGAGTTACTGGCTGCTATGCGAAGCACCAGCCGGAACCTGTTTCGGAACATCCACANNAAGGGTGTCACCTTCAGCACGTCCACGGATCCTGCTGACCTGGGGATCTTGCTGGGCTTCTTGCACGCAGTATCGGGCAGAGCCGACTTCACCGCACAGTCAGACACCTACCTCGGTACCGCAGCGGCCACGCTCATGCCTGCCGGGGCAGCGAAGTTGTTCATTGCCCGCCTCGAGNGGGAACCCATTGCCGCGGCCCTGTCCTATGACACCCCGAGCACAAGGGTTTATGCCCATGCAGCGGCATCGGATGCACACCGCAAACTCAATGCGGGCATCCCACTTCTGGTGACCATGATGATGGACGCCAAAGAGTCCGGGATGGACACGTTCGATATGTGGNGGNTGAGCCCCGAGGACGAGCCTGAACACNCCTGGGCAGGTNTTTCGCGGTTCAAACGCTCCTTCGGCGGCACGGAGGTACACTACCCGGGCACCTGGGACTTACCCGTGAACCGGCCCATGTATGCAGCCTACGGTGTGGCGCGTTCTACCCGCACCGGCGTCAAGTCCGTGCTGGCGAAGCTTCGCAAAGTGCCGGCCAAACTTCGCCAAGTGCCGGCACCTCAGCCAGCCGCCGGGACTCCAGGCCCTGGCGGCCACCCCGCAGGGAACTAA
- a CDS encoding NAD(P)/FAD-dependent oxidoreductase: protein MPRACVIGAGSSGLAATKTLSHAGISVDCFEQGPVVGGVWVFNNPNGQSACYQTLEINTSCXRMAFPDFPMPASYPXYAKHHQVAAYFESYVDHFGFRDKIIFNTSVTSVVQAASGWDVTTSGPEALQIQHYDAVLVANGHHWDARWPEPAYPGDFAGQQIHAHDYRSGEQLRGLDVVVVGSGNSALDIASEAALVGRSAILSQRRGQWVLRKFLLGRAADTFGLPGWLPWWSVRARLRLAALISGSTTKLGLXRPEHRPSESHPVQSEAIRPALRAGRVIAKPGIERLDGEHVVFTDGXFVRADLIIWATGYRVSFPFLDPQLVNPAGNELPXWKRTLHPKLPGLYFIGLLQPIGAVMPLAEAQSRWIAELLSKRSELPEAGEIQRQMDREIQLNTARFYASXRHTMEVDFDHYLWDLGRERRRGRARAASPPRTSPLKVG from the coding sequence TTGCCCAGAGCTTGTGTCATCGGCGCCGGTTCCTCTGGTCTGGCAGCAACCAAGACCCTCTCCCACGCCGGAATCAGCGTTGACTGCTTCGAACAGGGGCCCGTGGTGGGTGGCGTCTGGGTCTTCAATAACCCAAACGGGCAATCCGCGTGCTATCAGACACTGGAGATCAACACCTCCTGCNCCCGGATGGCGTTCCCCGACTTCCCCATGCCAGCGAGCTATCCCNCTTATGCCAAGCACCATCAGGTGGCTGCCTACTTTGAGTCCTACGTAGACCATTTCGGCTTCCGCGACAAGATCATCTTCAATACCTCCGTGACGTCCGTTGTGCAAGCAGCGTCCGGCTGGGATGTCACCACTTCAGGCCCCGAGGCCTTGCAGATACAGCACTACGACGCCGTACTGGTCGCCAATGGCCATCATTGGGACGCGCGCTGGCCTGAGCCGGCCTACCCAGGCGACTTTGCCGGGCAGCAGATTCACGCCCACGACTACCGCTCTGGCGAACAACTTCGCGGCCTGGACGTTGTGGTGGTTGGTTCCGGGAACTCCGCGCTGGACATTGCCTCTGAAGCGGCCTTGGTGGGACGCAGCGCCATACTTTCACAACGGCGCGGGCAGTGGGTGCTGCGCAAATTCCTCCTGGGCAGGGCCGCCGATACGTTCGGGTTGCCGGGTTGGTTGCCGTGGTGGTCCGTCCGTGCGCGGCTGAGACTGGCCGCACTTATTTCCGGCAGTACAACCAAACTGGGTCTCNCCCGGCCTGAGCACCGGCCCAGTGAATCCCACCCAGTCCAATCCGAGGCGATCCGGCCGGCACTTCGTGCTGGACGGGTCATTGCCAAACCTGGTATTGAACGGTTAGACGGTGAACACGTGGTGTTCACCGATGGANACTTTGTACGTGCCGATTTGATCATCTGGGCCACTGGCTACCGTGTGAGTTTCCCGTTCCTGGATCCCCAACTTGTGAACCCTGCAGGGAATGAACTGCCCNTGTGGAAGCGCACACTTCACCCTAAGCTTCCGGGCCTGTACTTCATTGGACTACTCCAACCGATCGGAGCCGTCATGCCGTTGGCCGAAGCACAATCCCGGTGGATAGCCGAGCTGCTCTCAAAACGGTCCGAGTTACCCGAAGCTGGTGAGATTCAACGCCAAATGGACCGGGAAATCCAGCTGAACACCGCACGATTTTATGCCTCCANNCGCCACACCATGGAGGTTGACTTTGATCACTACCTCTGGGACTTGGGCCGGGAACGGCGACGCGGCAGGGCCCGCGCCGCGTCCCCACCCCGCACGTCACCGCTGAAAGTGGGGTGA
- the glpX gene encoding class II fructose-bisphosphatase yields the protein MDYSKLSRSLAVGDDEPDRNLALELVRVTEAAAIAGGHWVGFGXXNLADGAAVDAMRSLLSTVHFNGVVVIGEGXKDEAPMLYNGEVVGDGSGPECDVAVDPIDGTRLTAMGINNAIAVLAVAERGTMFXPSAVFYMEKLVTGPEAADMVDLRLPVKQNLHLIAKAKGVKVNQLTVMVLDRDRHQGMIQEIRDAGARTKIILDGDVAGAIAAVRTGTGVDALMGIGGTPEGIVAACAIKTLGGVIQGRLWPTSDEEKQKALDAGHDLDRVLSTNDLVSSDNCYFAATGITDGDLLKGVRYDKGRVLTQSIVMRSKSGTIRVVEGEHQAAKWETYARKA from the coding sequence ATGGATTATTCGAAGTTGTCCCGGTCCTTGGCCGTTGGTGATGACGAACCGGATCGCAACCTAGCCCTTGAACTTGTGCGTGTCACCGAGGCTGCCGCCATTGCAGGCGGCCACTGGGTTGGTTTTGGAGANAANAACTTGGCCGACGGCGCTGCCGTGGATGCCATGCGTTCGCTTCTATCAACTGTCCACTTCAACGGTGTTGTGGTCATTGGTGAGGGTGANAAAGATGAAGCGCCCATGTTGTACAACGGCGAAGTGGTGGGCGATGGTTCCGGCCCCGAATGCGATGTTGCCGTGGACCCGATCGACGGCACACGTCTGACCGCCATGGGCATCAACAACGCCATTGCCGTGCTGGCTGTGGCCGAGCGCGGCACCATGTTTGANCCCTCCGCCGTGTTCTACATGGAGAAGCTCGTGACGGGCCCCGAGGCAGCCGACATGGTTGACTTGCGCTTGCCGGTGAAGCAGAACCTGCACCTCATCGCCAAGGCCAAGGGTGTGAAGGTCAACCAGCTCACCGTCATGGTGCTGGACCGCGATCGCCATCAGGGCATGATTCAAGAAATCCGCGACGCCGGTGCTCGCACTAAGATCATCCTCGACGGCGACGTGGCTGGCGCCATTGCGGCCGTCCGCACCGGCACTGGGGTGGACGCGCTCATGGGCATCGGCGGCACNCCCGAAGGCATTGTGGCCGCGTGCGCCATCAAGACATTGGGCGGTGTCATCCAGGGCCGCCTGTGGCCCACCTCCGATGAGGAGAAGCAGAAGGCGCTCGACGCCGGTCACGACCTTGACCGGGTTCTCTCCACTAATGACCTTGTCTCCAGTGACAACTGCTACTTCGCTGCCACGGGCATTACTGACGGGGACCTGCTCAAGGGCGTGCGCTACGACAAGGGCCGGGTCTTGACCCAGTCGATCGTGATGCGCTCCAAGTCAGGGACCATCAGAGTTGTTGAGGGTGAGCACCAAGCCGCCAAGTGGGAGACCTACGCCCGCAAGGCCTAG
- a CDS encoding NUDIX domain-containing protein, giving the protein MGSPEFILALRKKIGHDPLWLPGVRAVVFDAEGKVLLGERSGTGGWALITGILEPGEDPAPGMVREIFEETAVVAKIEHLLGVAAVGPVTFPNGDVCDFLNIEFIARHVSGTARVNDDEXLAVGWFAVADLPPLRPGHLDCIQRALDFTGSPHFQR; this is encoded by the coding sequence ATGGGATCACCGGAGTTCATTTTGGCATTGCGGAAGAAAATTGGCCACGATCCACTGTGGCTGCCTGGGGTGCGTGCTGTGGTGTTCGACGCCGAGGGCAAGGTCTTGCTNGGGGAACGCTCAGGCACCGGNGGATGGGCACTGATCACCGGCATTCTGGAGCCNGGGGAGGACCCTGCGCCGGGGATGGTGCGGGAAATCTTTGAAGAAACGGCGGTGGTTGCAAAGATCGAGCATCTGCTCGGCGTGGCTGCGGTAGGGCCGGTGACGTTCCCTAACGGCGACGTGTGCGATTTCTTGAACATCGAATTCATCGCCCGGCACGTCAGCGGTACCGCGCGGGTCAACGACGATGAANNTCTCGCGGTTGGCTGGTTCGCCGTCGCGGACTTACCGCCGCTGCGCCCAGGCCACCTGGATTGTATCCAGCGCGCGCTCGATTTCACCGGCTCACCCCACTTTCAGCGGTGA
- a CDS encoding class II fumarate hydratase has translation MTETAAANAQEFRIEHDTMGEVRVPANALYSAQTQRAVENFXISGMKLESTHIAALARIKKAAATTNAELGVLDAELARAIEAAADLVASGAYDGDFPIDVFQTGSGTSSNMNMNEVLANLANKALAAAGSEKSVHPNDHVNASQSSNDVFPTSVHVAATSALINDLIPAMAHLAESLERKETEFATVVKSGRTHLMDATPVTLGQEFGGYAAQIRYGIERIKSSLPRVAEVPLGGTAVGTGINTXAGFXQRVIALLAADTGLPLTEARNHFEAQANRDGLIEASGQLRNIAYSIMKINNDLRWLGSGPNTGLGEISIPDLQPGSSIMPGXVNPVISEAAIMVAAQVIGNDTTIALSSTNGAFELNVGIPVMAANLLQSIRLLTNTTRIMADKMIDGLSANVERARFLAEASXSIVTPLNKYIGYENGSKIAKHAIKEGLTIREAVLALGFVDRGELTLEQLDKGLDVLAMTRPPAL, from the coding sequence ATGACTGAGACAGCCGCGGCTAACGCACAAGAATTCCGTATTGAACACGACACCATGGGCGAGGTCCGGGTTCCGGCCAACGCCCTGTACAGCGCCCAGACCCAGCGCGCTGTGGAAAACTTCNCGATTTCTGGCATGAAGCTTGAATCAACCCACATTGCAGCCTTGGCGCGCATCAAGAAGGCCGCAGCAACCACTAACGCCGAGTTGGGTGTTTTGGATGCAGAGCTGGCACGCGCCATCGAGGCTGCTGCCGATCTGGTGGCCAGCGGAGCATACGACGGCGATTTCCCGATCGATGTGTTCCAGACAGGTTCCGGCACCTCCTCGAACATGAACATGAACGAGGTTCTGGCGAACCTGGCTAACAAGGCTTTGGCGGCTGCTGGCTCTGAAAAGAGCGTCCATCCCAACGATCACGTCAACGCCTCACAGTCCTCCAATGATGTGTTCCCCACCTCAGTGCACGTTGCAGCAACCTCCGCCCTGATCAACGATCTGATCCCGGCCATGGCCCACTTGGCAGAGTCGCTGGAGCGCAAGGAAACCGAATTCGCCACGGTAGTGAAGTCCGGGCGCACCCACTTGATGGATGCAACCCCGGTTACTCTCGGCCAAGAGTTCGGTGGCTACGCTGCACAGATCCGCTACGGTATTGAGCGCATCAAGTCCTCACTGCCGCGTGTGGCCGAGGTCCCCTTGGGCGGCACTGCAGTGGGTACCGGCATCAACACCNCCGCAGGCTTCNCCCAGCGCGTGATCGCCCTACTCGCTGCAGACACCGGATTGCCGTTGACCGAGGCTCGTAACCACTTTGAGGCACAGGCTAACCGTGACGGGCTCATCGAGGCATCCGGCCAGCTGCGCAACATTGCCTACTCCATCATGAAGATCAACAACGATCTTCGCTGGTTGGGCTCAGGCCCCAACACCGGCCTGGGCGAAATCTCCATCCCCGATCTGCAGCCCGGCTCATCGATCATGCCCGGANAGGTCAACCCTGTCATCTCCGAAGCAGCGATCATGGTTGCCGCCCAGGTCATTGGCAATGACACCACCATTGCCCTGTCTTCCACGAACGGCGCTTTTGAGCTGAATGTGGGTATCCCGGTCATGGCAGCGAACTTGCTGCAGTCGATCCGTCTGCTGACCAACACCACCCGCATCATGGCGGACAAAATGATTGACGGACTGAGCGCCAACGTGGAGCGTGCACGCTTCTTGGCCGAGGCATCCNCCTCGATCGTGACACCGCTGAACAAGTACATCGGCTATGAGAACGGCTCCAAGATCGCCAAGCATGCCATCAAGGAAGGACTCACCATCCGTGAAGCAGTCTTGGCACTTGGCTTTGTTGACCGCGGCGAGCTTACGCTCGAACAGCTGGACAAGGGCTTGGACGTTCTGGCAATGACCCGCCCGCCGGCACTGTAG
- a CDS encoding DUF4245 domain-containing protein produces MSESSPTPQIKPVIAAGAAKRANASVIGMLLAMFSTVAIVLVIVWLNPEPKADTYRSNIDVAAVASNAADTAGFNPVAPDLPAGWSANYARWNPPGADGVAFWDVGYVTANDTFIALRQSITANPTWTATQAQNAPVTGNRSIDGQEWELRDKPKGDRSLVLLSGTTTIILTGAADFKDFDVLAAGATKMLGSGTADNSFHSTKDSK; encoded by the coding sequence GTGAGTGAATCTAGCCCTACCCCACAGATCAAACCAGTTATTGCCGCAGGCGCCGCTAAACGCGCCAACGCCTCGGTGATCGGCATGCTGTTGGCCATGTTCTCTACCGTGGCTATTGTGCTGGTCATTGTTTGGCTAAATCCAGAGCCAAAGGCCGACACCTACCGGAGCAACATTGACGTGGCCGCCGTTGCCAGCAATGCAGCTGATACGGCCGGCTTTAACCCAGTAGCCCCGGATCTACCTGCGGGCTGGTCTGCCAACTATGCGCGGTGGAATCCTCCTGGAGCTGACGGCGTGGCTTTCTGGGATGTTGGCTACGTCACCGCAAATGACACGTTCATCGCCTTGCGCCAATCAATTACGGCCAATCCAACGTGGACGGCAACCCAAGCACAAAACGCCCCCGTTACGGGAAACCGCAGCATTGATGGGCAGGAGTGGGAACTCCGTGATAAACCTAAAGGCGACCGTAGTCTGGTGCTGCTCAGTGGCACAACAACCATCATTTTGACCGGCGCCGCAGATTTCAAGGACTTTGACGTCCTAGCCGCTGGCGCAACCAAAATGCTCGGCTCAGGCACGGCAGACAATAGCTTTCACTCAACAAAGGACAGCAAATAA
- the manA gene encoding mannose-6-phosphate isomerase, class I yields MFALTNVIRDYPWXSTTAIAQLLGTEPSGGPEAELWMGAHPDSXSXANTSAGPVPLDQLITENPLSTLGEAVHAGFGAKLPFLAKLLAANQALSLQVHPTMARAKERFGQEEAAGIERGAAHRNYKDDNHKPEMLLALTPFEALCGFRXCAEAAELFRAVGTAIKATGAQVPELLDQVEMILNSPMVAPMVVRQAFESLVSGXGATAALVDVAATALEAAAEAGTDLPPALRTVIELAKQYXGDSGVLLSXLLNRVSLAPGDAIYLPSGNIHAYLNGLGLEVMAASDNVLRGGLTGKHVDVPELLETVDFSPSEVPVVPTRITELGQXVWEPPFAEFALQRVEISAGSEPVPLVQNGPLIVLAVSGSVLLDSXRGDMVLARGGSVFVPAAENPVMVHPVLDTAADSHQPAVVFAITVAAQSPSQVIA; encoded by the coding sequence ATGTTTGCACTGACCAATGTCATCCGTGACTACCCGTGGNGTTCTACCACTGCCATTGCACAACTTCTGGGCACCGAGCCAAGCGGCGGGCCCGAAGCGGAACTGTGGATGGGCGCCCACCCAGACTCCNCTTCCNTAGCCAACACCTCTGCGGGGCCGGTACCTCTTGACCAGCTGATCACTGAGAACCCGCTCAGCACTCTGGGAGAGGCGGTGCATGCGGGCTTTGGTGCAAAATTGCCGTTTCTAGCTAAGCTTCTTGCCGCCAACCAAGCATTATCACTGCAGGTACACCCCACGATGGCCCGTGCCAAGGAACGTTTTGGCCAAGAAGAAGCTGCTGGGATTGAACGCGGTGCTGCACACCGGAACTACAAGGACGATAACCACAAGCCGGAAATGCTCCTGGCCCTGACACCGTTTGAAGCGCTGTGCGGCTTCCGCNCCTGTGCCGAGGCTGCAGAGCTCTTCCGCGCTGTGGGGACTGCCATCAAGGCAACCGGCGCGCAGGTTCCGGAACTGCTGGACCAAGTAGAAATGATCCTGAACTCGCCCATGGTGGCACCCATGGTGGTGCGCCAGGCCTTTGAATCCCTGGTGAGTGGGNGTGGTGCAACAGCGGCTCTGGTTGACGTGGCGGCCACGGCACTGGAAGCCGCTGCCGAGGCTGGCACTGACCTGCCCCCGGCTCTGCGCACAGTCATTGAACTGGCCAAGCAATACNCCGGGGACAGCGGCGTATTACTCTCCNTGCTCCTGAACCGGGTGTCGTTGGCTCCAGGGGACGCCATCTACCTGCCTTCGGGAAACATCCACGCCTACTTGAACGGGCTTGGCCTTGAAGTCATGGCAGCCTCAGATAACGTGTTACGCGGCGGGCTGACAGGCAAGCACGTTGACGTGCCCGAGCTGTTGGAAACAGTGGACTTCTCTCCCAGCGAAGTGCCCGTGGTGCCCACCCGGATCACCGAGCTTGGCCAANAAGTGTGGGAACCTCCCTTTGCTGAATTCGCTCTACAACGGGTTGAAATTTCAGCAGGTTCAGAGCCGGTCCCGCTGGTTCAAAATGGCCCCTTGATTGTCTTGGCCGTATCAGGTTCAGTACTGCTGGATTCCNCCCGCGGCGACATGGTCTTAGCCCGCGGCGGTTCCGTCTTTGTTCCCGCCGCGGAGAACCCCGTCATGGTCCACCCCGTTCTAGACACCGCTGCGGATTCACACCAGCCGGCAGTGGTTTTCGCCATTACGGTCGCGGCACAGTCACCTTCACAGGTCATCGCATGA
- a CDS encoding carbonic anhydrase, producing MSGGEDGNINAIEXHPRTPAEAWSTLMEGNRRFVEASASHPNQDAARRSSLVSTQHPFVMIFGCSDSRLAAEIIFDLGLGDAFVVRTAGHVIDNTALGSLEYGVEYLDVPLIVVLGHDSCGAVTATQAAVATGQMPAGFIRDLVERITPSVLTSLRKDAHSSIGDMVEEHVKQTAFRLVENSXIIANAVARRKTAVVGLTYRLNDGRADLVYSNGSIGI from the coding sequence ATGAGCGGTGGAGAAGACGGCAACATCAACGCCATAGAGNGGCATCCGCGTACTCCGGCGGAGGCCTGGAGCACGTTGATGGAAGGAAATCGCCGCTTTGTAGAGGCGAGTGCTTCGCACCCCAACCAGGATGCTGCACGCCGCAGCTCGCTGGTCTCCACCCAACACCCCTTTGTCATGATCTTTGGCTGTTCCGACTCCCGCTTGGCCGCTGAAATCATCTTCGACTTGGGCCTTGGCGATGCCTTTGTGGTGCGCACGGCAGGGCACGTCATTGACAATACTGCCCTAGGTTCGCTGGAATACGGCGTCGAATATCTAGATGTTCCCTTGATTGTGGTCCTCGGCCATGACAGCTGCGGTGCTGTGACGGCTACCCAAGCTGCAGTAGCAACGGGCCAGATGCCGGCCGGCTTCATCCGCGATCTGGTTGAGCGCATCACGCCCTCGGTCCTTACCTCCCTCCGCAAAGATGCCCACAGCAGCATTGGGGACATGGTGGAGGAGCATGTGAAACAAACTGCCTTCCGCCTCGTAGAGAACTCCNCCATTATTGCCAACGCGGTGGCGCGGCGGAAGACAGCTGTTGTGGGCCTGACCTACCGCCTCAATGACGGCCGCGCCGACCTGGTATACAGCAACGGTTCAATCGGGATCTAA